A single Venturia canescens isolate UGA chromosome 1, ASM1945775v1, whole genome shotgun sequence DNA region contains:
- the LOC122416064 gene encoding uncharacterized protein isoform X2 — MTTRSPNEFPETRESEVIRKEESLRHSETVGSETNGNQTEKKMTVSPPTITHEKVQFNNSESKDMLETHVNPPDDDDETSEKASDKPQKDSNLNATTWKYSNDTGIFAPFNFPTNHSALDIRTATPEWYEKLKPSNYSTSENDTDSVNKTDSKPAPVLVVTMPSNSSAATEATQPPKTPAVASTEVGNTARTATATGTMTTVPTIDNENKKEFNPTTYRPTLSTPSLAEMKLHEKKIPVPEKMPTGVAALIAAISFAIVVVLTYIGLLVRKRYLEWRYGNRELLVNDFDAADMSNFEL, encoded by the exons ATGACAACACGAAGCCCGAACGAGTTTCCTGAGACTCGAGAATCCGAAGTCATTCGGAAAGAAGAATCTCTGCGTCACTCAGAAACCGTCGGGAGCGAAACCAATGGGAAccagaccgaaaaaaaaatgaccgtATCACCGCCGACGATTACACACGAAAAAGTGCAATTTAATAATTCGGAGAGCAAAGACATGCTGGAGACGCACGTAAACCCTCCGGATGACGACGATGAGACGAGCGAGAAAGCTTCGGACAAACCGCAAAAAGATTCTAACTTGAACGCAACGACTTGGAAATATTCCAATGATACAGGCATTTTTGCGCCATTCAATTTCCCAACGAACCATTCGGCTCTCGATATTCGAACGGCCACACCCGAAtggtacgaaaaattgaaaccgTCGAACTACAGCACCAGCGAAAACGACACCGACAGCGTCAATAAGACTG ACTCAAAACCTGCGCCAGTGTTGGTCGTTACGATGCCATCGAATTCAAGCGCTGCAACGGAAGCTACACAGCCCCCGAAAACGCCGGCGGTAGCGTCGACGGAAGTGGGTAACACAGCGAGAACAGCAACGGCGACAGGAACCATGACGACCGTCCCAACAATCGACAACGAAAATAAGAAGGAATTCAACCCAACGACTTACCGTCCAACTTTGAGTACTCCGAGTCTAGCTGAGATGAAGTTACACGAGAAGAAAATACCGGTACCGGAAAAAATGCCCACTGGCGTCGCAGCTCTCATAGCTGCCATTTCTTTTGCCATTGTCGTCGTTCTCACTTACATTGGTCTTCTTGTCCGAAAACGTTATCTCGA ATGGCGGTACGGAAATCGCGAGTTGCTCGTCAACGATTTTGACGCTGCTGATATGAGTAATTTTGAG TTGTGA
- the Orc2 gene encoding origin recognition complex subunit 2, producing the protein MAETCENLRRSTRITRARIISDSEDARTPTKHTPRRSSTWKVAKPFFYNPELEQELETIEENVQKPKELFDETDVSANQYCTFQTPSKKHSMLERAKLCRTPATPRTPEKLPELKVIVERVETSPPRRFTRSRIKAETPVRRQRFSTRLSASESESVSDDSEYIPTDDEKSSSSNNEVSEPDVENDSQKDTGKRGQTIRLKNIPATPSLRRGRSKKPVAYSDYHFKTDDYFEAQSEKALTSDRTLARLKNPRLNEEKLQELLENQSHISRTHREAICRLNDGYRALFPMWYHIMEEGYSLLIHGLGSKRTLINNFHSEVLMDHPSLVVNGFFPSLTVKDILDSIITELLELDSPTNPNEAFDLIEETLTKNPDDRLYLFIHNIDGSMLRFNKAQDTLSRLAAISNVRLIASVDHINAPLIWDNAKRSRYNFYWWDATTFLPYEAETSYESSLLVQHSGSLALSSLHNVFQSLTSNTKAIYILLVKYQIENGKNQNYPGMAIKDLYRGAREGFLVSSDLALRAQLTEFIDHKLVKTKRNVDGVEYLLIPLDNALLQEFLNQQNES; encoded by the exons atggCTGAAACCTGTGAAAATTTGCGAAGGTCTACGAGAATTACCCGAGCTCGAATTATAAGTGATAGCGAAGATGCTCGTACACCTACGAAAC ACACACCCAGGCGTTCCAGCACTTGGAAAGTCGCtaaaccatttttttacaatccgGAACTGGAACAAGAGCTTGAAACCATTGAAGAAAATGTACAGAAACCAAagg AACTATTTGACGAGACAGATGTGAGTGCAAATCAATACTGTACTTTTCAAACTCCATCGAAAAAGCATTCAATGCTAGAAAGAGCAAAGCTTTGTCGAACTCCCGCAACGCCACGAACACCTGAAAAGTTGCCTGAACTGAAAGTCATTGTGGAAAGAGTAGAAACATCTCCTCCTAGAAGATTCACCAGGTCAAGAATTAAAGCCg AGACGCCGGTTCGCAGACAAAGATTCTCCACTAGGCTCTCTGCGAGTGAGAGTGAAAGCGTATCAGACGACAGCGAATATATTCCAACggatgatgaaaaaagtagCAGTAGCAATAATGAAGTATCTGAGCCTGACGTTGAAAATGATAGCCAGAAGGACACGGGAAAAAGAGGTCAAACCATTCGGTTGAAGAATATTCCTGCAACTCCATCATTAAGGCGCGGTAGATCAAAGAAACCAGTCGCGTATTCTGATTAC CATTTCAAAACGGATGACTATTTTGAGGCACAATCCGAAAAAGCTCTAACGTCTGATCGTACTCTCGCAAGACTGAAAAATCCGCGATTGAACGAAGAAAAGTTGCAAgaattattggaaaatcaaagtcACATATCCAGGACACATCGTGAGGCTATATGTAGATTAAATGATGGTTATCGAGCTTTGTTCCCAATGTGGTACCACATCATGGA AGAAGGTTACAGTCTCTTGATTCATGGCTTAGGATCAAAGAGaactttaataaataatttccacAGTGAGGTTCTAATGGACCATCCGTCTTTGGTCGTCAacggattttttccaagtttaaCCGTGAAGGAT ATACTCGATAGTATTATCACAGAGCTATTGGAGTTAGACAGTCCTACAAATCCCAATGAAGCTTTTGACCTGATTGAAGAAACGTTAACAAAAAATCCAGACGATCGTCTTTATTTGTTTATACACAATATCGATGGTTCTATGTTGCGATTCAACAAAGCTCAAGACACGTTATCGCGACTTGCTGCGATATCGAACGTCCGTCTCATTGCATCGGTCGATCACATCAATGCGCCACTCa TTTGGGACAACGCAAAGCGTTCTCGTTATAATTTTTACTGGTGGGATGCAACAACATTTTTGCCATATGAAGCAGAAACATCCTACGAGAGCTCATTATTGGTGCAACACAGCGGTTCTCTTGCACTATCATCTTTGCACAATGTATTCCAGTCGTTAACTTCCAATACAAAAGCAATTTATATATTGCTCGTCAAGTATCAAATCGAGAATggcaaaaatcaaaattatccAG GAATGGCGATTAAGGATCTCTATCGTGGAGCAAGAGAAGGATTTCTCGTCAGCTCGGATCTGGCACTGCGGGCCCAACTGACAGAATTTATAGATCACAAATTAGTCAAAACTAAAAGAAACGTTGATGGTGTCGAGTATCTCTTGATTCCATTGGATAACGCATTGTTACAAGAATTTCTCAATCAACAGAACGAATCTTGA
- the LOC122416056 gene encoding STAM-binding protein, whose translation MDKERDKSDSKSIKYSCVENMGLIDPEVRLKSLSSRGGNIEMDHNTPLRRYYRAGIEINRMATVYVKEGNLEDAYILYHKFMTLFLEKARKHPEYNTVPAKDRAINSEMLREVLPKAEALKVKLLERYRAETLRYEADAKQREKAEVERLEQEKKRRLKEEEDRQNKLAALAAAQSAKTVLNPSVLGNAETELLQPSAPPPFPTVAAEFDPLAVPAAADRKTPSIDRSTKPTPFVHDKQSLREVVLPSRTMSEFLHLAFKNTSNNKETCGVLAGKLERNKLIVTHLLIPQQTGSPDSCATHNEEHIFDYQDQHNLITLGWIHTHPTQTAFLSSVDLHTHCAYQLMMAEAIAIVCAPKYEETGYFMLTPEYGLNFIASCRRNGFHPHPTEPPLYTVAKHCKISSLVDVEVVDLRSK comes from the exons ATGGATAAAGAAAGGGATAAAAGTGATTCCAAAAGTATAAAATATTCGTGTGTCGAGAACATGGGACTTATAGATCCAGAAGTTCGTTTGAAGTCGTTGTCCTCTCGTGGCGGAAATATTGAGATGGACCACAACACTCCTCTTCGAAG ATATTACAGGGCAGGAATCGAAATTAATAGAATGGCTACTGTTTACGTAAAAGAAGGCAATCTCGAGGATGCGTATATTTTATACCATAAATTTATGAC ACTTTTTCTGGAAAAGGCCAGAAAACATCCTGAATACAATACTGTACCGGCAAAAGATCGAGCCATCAACTCAGAAATGCTGAGGGAGGTACTTCCCAAGGCTGAGGCGCTCAAGGTTAAATTGCTAGAAAGATACAGAGCTGAAACACTGAGGTACGAAGCTGATGCAAAACAAAGAGAAAAGGCTGAGGTGGAAAGATTAGaacaggagaaaaagagaag GttaaaagaagaagaagaccgACAAAATAAATTGGCTGCCCTTGCTGCAGCCCAATCGGCTAAAACTGTGCTGAATCCCTCTGTGCTTGGGAATGCAGAAACAGAACTATTACAACCATCTGCGCCACCTCCATTCCCTACGGTTGCTGCAGAATTTGATCCTCTCGCAGTACCAGCGGCTGCGGACAG GAAAACTCCATCGATAGATCGTTCAACAAAACCAACACCGTTTGTCCATGATAAACAGAGCTTACGCGAAGTCGTTCTCCCAAGTAGAACAATGTCAGAGTTTCTTCATCTTGCTTTCAAGAACACGTCGAACAATAAAGAAACTTGCGGTGTGCTTGCTGGTAAATTGGAGAGGAACAAATTAATCGTGACACACTTATTAATCCCTCAACAAACAGGCTCACCTGATTCCTGCGCAACACACAACGAGGAACATATTTTTGATTATCAAGACCAACATAATCTCATCACATTGGGTTGGATTCAT ACTCATCCAACCCAAACAGCATTTTTATCAAGCGTTGATTTGCACACCCATTGCGCTTACCAATTGATGATGGCTGAGGCTATAGCCATCGTTTGTGCTCCGAAATACGAAGA AACGGGCTATTTCATGCTTACCCCGGAATATGGATTGAATTTTATTGCAAGCTGCAGACGTAATGGATTTCATCCACATCCAACCGAACCCCCTCTGTACACG GTAGCGAAGCATTGCAAAATTTCTTCTTTGGTCGATGTAGAAGTGGTCGATCTCAGAAGTAAATGA
- the LOC122416064 gene encoding uncharacterized protein isoform X1, producing MFRSPVTSAIPIFVLFLVSTVSSAPREEMTTRSPNEFPETRESEVIRKEESLRHSETVGSETNGNQTEKKMTVSPPTITHEKVQFNNSESKDMLETHVNPPDDDDETSEKASDKPQKDSNLNATTWKYSNDTGIFAPFNFPTNHSALDIRTATPEWYEKLKPSNYSTSENDTDSVNKTDSKPAPVLVVTMPSNSSAATEATQPPKTPAVASTEVGNTARTATATGTMTTVPTIDNENKKEFNPTTYRPTLSTPSLAEMKLHEKKIPVPEKMPTGVAALIAAISFAIVVVLTYIGLLVRKRYLEWRYGNRELLVNDFDAADMSNFEL from the exons ATGTTTCGGTCACCGGTAACCAGCGCGATTCCCATCTTCGTGCTATTCCTCG TCAGCACCGTTTCGTCGGCGCCAAGAGAAGAAATGACAACACGAAGCCCGAACGAGTTTCCTGAGACTCGAGAATCCGAAGTCATTCGGAAAGAAGAATCTCTGCGTCACTCAGAAACCGTCGGGAGCGAAACCAATGGGAAccagaccgaaaaaaaaatgaccgtATCACCGCCGACGATTACACACGAAAAAGTGCAATTTAATAATTCGGAGAGCAAAGACATGCTGGAGACGCACGTAAACCCTCCGGATGACGACGATGAGACGAGCGAGAAAGCTTCGGACAAACCGCAAAAAGATTCTAACTTGAACGCAACGACTTGGAAATATTCCAATGATACAGGCATTTTTGCGCCATTCAATTTCCCAACGAACCATTCGGCTCTCGATATTCGAACGGCCACACCCGAAtggtacgaaaaattgaaaccgTCGAACTACAGCACCAGCGAAAACGACACCGACAGCGTCAATAAGACTG ACTCAAAACCTGCGCCAGTGTTGGTCGTTACGATGCCATCGAATTCAAGCGCTGCAACGGAAGCTACACAGCCCCCGAAAACGCCGGCGGTAGCGTCGACGGAAGTGGGTAACACAGCGAGAACAGCAACGGCGACAGGAACCATGACGACCGTCCCAACAATCGACAACGAAAATAAGAAGGAATTCAACCCAACGACTTACCGTCCAACTTTGAGTACTCCGAGTCTAGCTGAGATGAAGTTACACGAGAAGAAAATACCGGTACCGGAAAAAATGCCCACTGGCGTCGCAGCTCTCATAGCTGCCATTTCTTTTGCCATTGTCGTCGTTCTCACTTACATTGGTCTTCTTGTCCGAAAACGTTATCTCGA ATGGCGGTACGGAAATCGCGAGTTGCTCGTCAACGATTTTGACGCTGCTGATATGAGTAATTTTGAG TTGTGA
- the Cisd2 gene encoding CDGSH iron-sulfur domain-containing protein 2 homolog, with product MEPISHLVKVSIPNYLSGLPIPNSIGGWFRLGVKDWLSLIPPSALLAGVGYMSYLSFCPHGRPPPKNIVNPKIKKESAKVVDTIDVEDITEKAVFCRCWRSDNWPYCDGNHGDHNKSTCDNVGPLVITKKAK from the exons ATGGAGCCGATATCACATCTCGTTAAAGTTTCTATTCCGAATTACCTTTCGGGTTTACCAATTCCTAACTCTATAGGAGGGTGGTTCAGACTCGGAG TTAAGGATTGGTTATCCTTGATCCCTCCGAGCGCTCTTCTCGCAGGTGTCGGGTACATGTCCTATCTGTCTTTCTGTCCACATGGCAGACCG ccaccgaaaaatatcgttaacccaaaaataaagaaggagTCTGCGAAGGTCGTTGACACCATCGACGTCGAAGATATTACGGAAAAAGCTGTATTTTGTCGTTGCTGGAGGAGCGATAAT TGGCCTTACTGCGACGGCAATCACGGAGATCACAACAAGTCGACTTGCGACAACGTCGGTCCTTTGGTCATCACTAAAAAGGCCAAATAA